Below is a window of Aerococcus viridans DNA.
TCATCATGCAACACTTTTAATATTTCGTCGCCGACCTTGGCACAACCAACTTAAAATTTGCCTTGATGGAAACCCCATACCGGGTATTGGATACAATGGAAGCGCGCAATCACATTCAACAAGATAGCGAGGGTAAGCATGAAAGTGATCCGCTAGTCGTTTTCCAACAATTCGTGGACTTACTCAGTGCAATGCAAGCCAAGTATCCTGAGGTCAACATCTTGATATTTTCAAGCCAGATGCATGCCTTGCTTGCAATGAACGAAGAGGGAGATATTGTGCAAAATACCATGACTTGGGCAGATTTGCGGACTAAGCATGTGGCGCAGGAAATGCAGGCATCAGGTCTAGCGGTCGCCTTTTTCGCTCAATCAGGGACGCCAATCCATGCCATGAACCCCTTTGTGAAATTGGCTTATCTAAACCAGGCCCGTCCGGAATTATTTACAGATGAAACCGTGGTATTTATGGACATCAAAGCCTATATTATCCGCCAGTTAACGGGAGAGTTTGTAATTGACCGGGCAACGGCATCTTCTATGGGACTGTTGGATATAGTCCAAAATACTTGGTCAAAAGACTTACTAAAGGTGGTCGGTTTGACTGAAAACCAATTGCCAGCATTAGTCGATTCAACCAAAGCATTGTCTGTAAAATCTGACTTTATCAAGGCCTTAGGATTAGCTGACAACTTCCACATACTGGCAGGATCAACTGACGGTGCCTTGGCCAACCTATCTAATTTAGCCTACGCTATTCAAGGGGACCGGGAACTTAGCCCATTCGTCCTATCTTTTGGGACCTCAGCAGCTGTCCGGACCTTAACTGACCAATTATTCTTGCATGAAAGTGGTCGGATTTTCACCTATATCGCGGACGACCAGCCCCATTATATCGTCGGTGGGCCAGTTAATAACGCCGGGAACGCATTGGATTGGTGTTATCAACACTTGGGCTTTATGGCAAAAGGGCAATCTTTTTCAGATATGTTAGCCACCCTTTTGGCGCATGATTTTTCAGCTAGCGGTCCATACTTCTTACCATTCTTAAACGGAGAAAGAGCCCCATATTGGAATGCCTACTTACAAGCTGAATTTAAAGGGATTCAAGGGCACACTAGCCAGCTAGATATGGCTAAAGCTGTCTTTGAAGGGGTCTTTTTTGAAATTCGCCAAGTGGTGGATATGGTCTTTGAGACCGTTGATTTAGAACAAAAAATGATTCAGGTAAACGGAAAAATATTCACGGACCCAAAAATTGGCCAATGGATTGCAAATATTATGGGTATAACCTTGCAATATGTGTCAGGTGACGACGCGAGCTTGGTTGGGGCCGGTGTCCTTGTGGAAGGGCCTAGCTTAAGGCAAGACTTTTCATTTTCCACTATAGCGCCAGAGGGGAAAATGGCTGACAAATACAAAGAAAAATTTTTGATGTATCAAAAATTCGCAGATTCTGCTGACCAAGAATCAAAAGCAATTTTGTATTAAAATCAACAGATTTGCGCTCAAAATTGGGCGAATAATTGATTGAGCGTCTGCAATTTAATGTCAGCACATCTTTGCAGTAATTGTTATGACAAATGTTTTGAAATCGTGTAAAATAAGGATAGTAAGCGTTTTAAATTTCTGAGGAGGAATGTTAAAAATGGATATGTTTGATAGCTTAAAGGCCAAGATCCAAGATAAAAATGTGCGTGTCGTTTTCCCAGAAGGGTACGATGAGCGTATTCTAGGTGCTGTTGTGCGTTTGAAAGCTGAAGGGGTTCTTGAACCGGTTTTATTAGGTAACCCAGAAGAATTAAAAACAATCGCGCATGATCGTGGCTTTGATATCAATAAAATTGATGTTATTGATCCAAACAACTACGATGCATTCGACGAAATGGTTGAAGCCTTTGTTGAACGGCGTAAAGGTAAAGCTACGGAAGAGCAAGCACGTAAAATTTTACGTGATGAAAACTACTTCGGTACGATGTTGGTATACCAAGGTCTATGTGATGCCTTAGTATCAGGTGCCCGTCATTCAACAGGTGACACAGTCCGTCCAGCCTTACAAATTATTAAAACAAAACCAGGCGTTAAGTCTACATCAGGTGCCTTCATCATGTTGCGTGGCCGCGACCAAGAGAAATACTTATTCTCTGACTGTGCGATCAACATCAACCCAGATGCAGAAGGTTTAGCTGAAATTGCAGTTGAATCTGCTAAAACAGCAGCGATGTTTGACATTGATCCAAAAGTTGCTTTATTAAGCTTCTCAACTAAAGGGTCAGCAAAATCTCCAGAGCAAGAAAAAGTTGCTGAAGCAACGCGTCTTGCGAAAGAAAAAGCACCACAATTTGAAATTGACGGTGAATTACAATTTGATGCGGCTTTTGTAGATGCAGTAGCAAAACAAAAAGCACCAGATTCAAACGTTGCTGGTCGAGCAACAGTATTCGTATTCCCAGAAATCCAATCAGGTAACATTGGCTACAAGATTGCACAACGTTTCGGTAACTTTGAAGCAATTGGTCCAATCTTACAAGGTATGGCGAAACCTATTTCAGACCTTTCACGTGGTTGTGTAGAAGAAGATGTTTACAAGTTAGCTATCATCACAGCTAACCAAGCCATCTTAGAAGACTAAAGCAAATAAATAAAACAATAGTGAAAGAGGAATGGCAATTTTGCTGTTTCTCTTTTTGTTAGGAAGGTGAAAATGTTTTTTACCTAATAGGTTAAAATATTTCGATTTTCTAAGACAACCTCCGTGCATGGTGATGAGATGGCTAGCTAAATTGAATCGCAATCTAGATACTTTACGAGCATTTACTTTAGGTGAATATGAATCCTTTTTAAAAGTATAGAACTTTTCTGAAGGAGCGATTATACGTTTTTCAAATCGCATTAAAGTGTCTAGTGATATCGTCGTGGGCAGGTTACAAAATGAAGAATACATTGACTACATAGAGTTAAATCATTCGAAAAGAGAACTTAAAGTGACA
It encodes the following:
- a CDS encoding FGGY-family carbohydrate kinase, translating into MANLSNLAYAIQGDRELSPFVLSFGTSAAVRTLTDQLFLHESGRIFTYIADDQPHYIVGGPVNNAGNALDWCYQHLGFMAKGQSFSDMLATLLAHDFSASGPYFLPFLNGERAPYWNAYLQAEFKGIQGHTSQLDMAKAVFEGVFFEIRQVVDMVFETVDLEQKMIQVNGKIFTDPKIGQWIANIMGITLQYVSGDDASLVGAGVLVEGPSLRQDFSFSTIAPEGKMADKYKEKFLMYQKFADSADQESKAILY
- the pta gene encoding phosphate acetyltransferase; amino-acid sequence: MDMFDSLKAKIQDKNVRVVFPEGYDERILGAVVRLKAEGVLEPVLLGNPEELKTIAHDRGFDINKIDVIDPNNYDAFDEMVEAFVERRKGKATEEQARKILRDENYFGTMLVYQGLCDALVSGARHSTGDTVRPALQIIKTKPGVKSTSGAFIMLRGRDQEKYLFSDCAININPDAEGLAEIAVESAKTAAMFDIDPKVALLSFSTKGSAKSPEQEKVAEATRLAKEKAPQFEIDGELQFDAAFVDAVAKQKAPDSNVAGRATVFVFPEIQSGNIGYKIAQRFGNFEAIGPILQGMAKPISDLSRGCVEEDVYKLAIITANQAILED